The following coding sequences lie in one Anomalospiza imberbis isolate Cuckoo-Finch-1a 21T00152 chromosome 21, ASM3175350v1, whole genome shotgun sequence genomic window:
- the MRRF gene encoding ribosome-recycling factor, mitochondrial, translating to MALALRCLRPLPSLLLPSSFAMARGLPRAPGGCPAPLPGGCRQCVQQMLLSRQLATKKAKGKGQSQAKVNISAALVEDIINLEETNEDMQAVIEALKEDFSRNLNIRTSPGALDHITVMTKDGKFPLNQLGQISQKSPQLMIVNMTSFPESTAAAAKAIRESGMNLNPEVDGTVIRVPVPKVTREHRESLAKLAKQFTNKSKEALRKVRSKSINQVKKSKNKVSEDTIWLLEKQIQQMADEAATEMDKLLAAKTKELLG from the exons ATGGCTCTGGCGCTGAGGTGCCTCCGTCCTCTCccgtccctgctgctgccttcctcctttGCCATGGCCAGGGGGCTGCCCCGCGCTCCCGGAGGctgcccagccccgctcccggggggctgcaggcagtgtGTCCAGCAGATGCTGCTGAGCAGACAGCTGGCTAccaaaaaag CTAAAGGTAAAGGGCAGAGTCAAGCCAAAGTGAATATCAGTGCTGCCCTAGTTGAGGATATTATCAATTTGGAGGAAACCAATGAAGACATGCAGGCAGTCATAGAAGCTCTGAAAGAAGATTTCAGCAGAAATCTCAATATTAGAACCTCACCAG GGGCCCTGGATCACATAACTGTGATGACAAAAGATGGGAAGTTTCcgctgaaccagctggggcagATCTCACAGAAGTCACCGCAGCTCATGATAGTGAACATGACCAGTTTTCCTGAG agcacagctgcagctgcaaaggCTATAAGGGAGAGTGGCATGAACCTGAACCCAGAGGTGGACGGGACGGTGATTCGGGTGCCAGTTCCCAA GGTCACGAgggagcacagggagagccTGGCCAAGCTGGCCAAGCAGTTCACCAACAAGTCCAAAGAGGCCCTTAGAAAGGTGAGAAGCAAAAGCATCAACCAAGTAAAGAAGTCCAAGAACAAAGTGTCAGAAGATACCATCTGGCTGCTAGAAAAGCag ATCCAGCAAATGGCAGATGAGGCCGCCACGGAGATGGACAAGCTGCTGGCAGCAAAGACTAAGGAGCTGCTTGGATAA